A section of the Bradyrhizobium oligotrophicum S58 genome encodes:
- a CDS encoding acyl-CoA dehydrogenase family protein: MAEAENIVVATAEKIFADLADPQTINHDKDGRWKAPLWQALSEAGLPLAWVGEDFGGAGADLADGFAIIHSAGRFALPVPLAETLLAGWLLQLGGIASPEGAMTIAPASPKDRITLNADGTLSGRARGVPFARMAQHVAVAVESANGVAIALVESNRLRIDAGLNLANDPSESITFDKVVPLACSPARAGFDATALMLMGGVARSLQIAGALDRLLAISVNYAGERVAFEKPIGKFQAVQHNLARLAGESAAASAAATSAADAIARADAFDDAVFLEAVSAKIRCAEAAEKGAAIAHQVHGAIGFTTEHILHRFSLRALAWRDDFGSESHWAVALGQRVAARGADELWPLVASR, translated from the coding sequence GTGGCGGAAGCTGAGAACATCGTGGTTGCGACCGCGGAGAAGATCTTCGCTGATCTCGCCGACCCGCAGACCATCAATCACGACAAGGACGGACGCTGGAAAGCGCCGCTGTGGCAGGCGCTGAGCGAAGCCGGGCTGCCGCTCGCCTGGGTCGGCGAGGACTTCGGCGGCGCCGGCGCCGATCTGGCCGACGGCTTTGCCATCATCCATTCAGCCGGGCGCTTCGCACTGCCGGTCCCGCTCGCCGAGACGCTGCTCGCGGGCTGGCTGTTGCAGCTGGGCGGGATCGCGTCGCCCGAGGGCGCGATGACGATCGCGCCGGCGAGCCCGAAAGACCGGATCACGCTCAATGCCGACGGCACGCTGTCCGGACGCGCCCGTGGCGTCCCGTTCGCCAGGATGGCGCAGCACGTGGCCGTCGCCGTCGAGAGCGCGAACGGCGTGGCGATCGCGCTGGTCGAATCCAACCGCTTGCGCATCGATGCGGGTCTCAACCTCGCCAACGATCCCAGCGAGAGCATCACGTTCGACAAGGTCGTGCCCTTGGCCTGCAGCCCCGCCCGGGCGGGCTTCGATGCGACGGCCTTGATGCTGATGGGCGGCGTCGCGCGCAGCCTGCAGATCGCCGGCGCGCTGGACCGGCTGCTTGCGATCAGCGTCAACTATGCCGGCGAGCGCGTCGCGTTCGAGAAGCCGATCGGCAAATTCCAGGCGGTGCAGCACAATCTCGCACGGCTCGCCGGCGAGAGCGCTGCTGCAAGCGCCGCTGCGACATCTGCGGCCGACGCGATCGCACGCGCCGACGCCTTCGACGATGCCGTGTTTCTCGAAGCCGTCTCGGCCAAGATCCGTTGCGCCGAAGCCGCCGAGAAAGGGGCTGCGATCGCGCACCAGGTGCACGGCGCGATCGGCTTCACCACCGAGCACATCCTGCATCGCTTCTCGCTGCGCGCGCTGGCCTGGCGCGACGATTTCGGCTCGGAGAGCCATTGGGCGGTCGCGCTCGGCCAACGCGTCGCCGCCCGCGGCGCCGACGAGCTGTGGCCGCTGGTCGCCTCGCGCTGA
- a CDS encoding thermonuclease family protein → MTRALPTRCRNWLHGLTLSAACTAASISHAAPCMFAELGEGHVSDIVDARSVRLSDGREVRLAGIEAPPAEQRTAAMDALGALLRDRDVVLRGEDDTPDRYGRQRAFAYVGGAETPAQSELLRQGAVLRGIDVPDRECAVSLGAAEAEARIAGRGVWSAGTVIKNTESPDDILARVGLFTVVEGKVLSVRQTGTTTYLNFARSWTRGFAVIIPKRMMAVLEGAGIDVKSLANRQVRVRGWVEAHAGPRLELTQIAQIEILSGN, encoded by the coding sequence ATGACGCGCGCGCTCCCGACCCGCTGCAGAAACTGGCTTCACGGCCTGACGCTGAGCGCTGCGTGCACGGCCGCCTCGATCAGTCACGCCGCGCCGTGCATGTTCGCGGAGCTCGGCGAAGGGCATGTCAGCGACATCGTCGATGCGCGCAGCGTCCGCCTCAGCGACGGCCGCGAGGTGAGGCTCGCCGGCATCGAGGCGCCGCCGGCGGAGCAGCGGACAGCGGCGATGGATGCGCTCGGCGCGCTGCTGCGCGACCGCGACGTCGTGCTGCGCGGCGAAGACGACACGCCCGACCGCTACGGCCGGCAGCGAGCCTTTGCCTATGTGGGCGGCGCGGAGACCCCGGCGCAGAGCGAGCTGCTGCGGCAGGGCGCCGTCCTCCGGGGTATCGACGTGCCGGACCGGGAATGCGCCGTCAGCCTGGGGGCGGCGGAGGCCGAGGCTCGCATCGCCGGGCGTGGCGTCTGGTCGGCCGGGACCGTCATAAAAAACACGGAAAGTCCAGACGATATTTTGGCTCGCGTAGGGCTATTTACGGTTGTCGAAGGGAAGGTGTTGTCCGTACGACAGACGGGGACAACAACTTATCTGAACTTCGCTCGTAGCTGGACACGGGGCTTCGCGGTGATTATTCCAAAGCGTATGATGGCGGTATTGGAAGGTGCCGGTATCGACGTCAAATCACTTGCGAATCGGCAAGTTCGCGTGCGCGGTTGGGTTGAGGCGCATGCGGGCCCGAGACTGGAACTGACGCAGATCGCGCAGATCGAGATATTGAGCGGAAATTGA
- a CDS encoding YidB family protein — protein sequence MGLLDILNGMQNGPHGPSHPTTQKNGGMSPMTMAILALLAWKAVKHFAPSGQPNAAPAPTPVPPPQPTNPQGGALGGGGLGGGLGNIIAGGLGGLLAGGAAGSVLSGGLGDLLRQFQESGHSDTANSWVGKGQNQPISPGDLANALGADQIDQLSAQSGLPRDELLNGLSQYLPKVIDQLTPDGRLPTDHELAGRI from the coding sequence ATGGGTCTACTCGATATCCTCAACGGCATGCAGAACGGTCCGCACGGGCCCAGTCATCCGACCACGCAGAAGAACGGCGGCATGTCGCCGATGACGATGGCAATCCTGGCTTTGCTGGCGTGGAAGGCGGTGAAGCACTTCGCGCCGAGTGGTCAGCCGAATGCGGCGCCTGCTCCCACACCGGTTCCGCCGCCCCAACCGACCAATCCGCAGGGCGGCGCCCTCGGTGGTGGCGGCCTTGGTGGCGGTCTTGGCAACATCATCGCCGGCGGCCTCGGCGGACTGCTCGCCGGCGGCGCGGCCGGCAGCGTGCTGTCCGGCGGACTGGGTGATCTGTTGCGCCAGTTCCAGGAGAGCGGCCACAGCGACACGGCGAATTCCTGGGTCGGCAAGGGTCAGAACCAGCCGATCTCGCCCGGCGATCTCGCCAATGCGCTCGGCGCCGACCAGATCGACCAGCTCTCTGCACAGAGCGGCCTGCCGCGCGACGAGCTGCTCAACGGGCTCAGCCAATATTTGCCGAAGGTGATCGATCAGCTGACGCCGGATGGCCGGCTGCCGACCGACCATGAGCTGGCCGGCCGAATCTGA
- a CDS encoding VOC family protein has protein sequence MSYLHLRQICLVARSLEPVVSDIAAIMGLEVCYRDPHVGKYGLENALLPVGPILLEVIAPTREGTAAGRFLDKSGGSGGYMAIFSCDDPDGRAARANALDVRTANVIDHPPYHGVQLHPRDCRAAFIELNHTEGSDDVLGPYPPAGPDWPRAIRSDVTAALTEVVLQSPDPASLAAHWARILDVVPSAGSNGAQQLKLPNAGIRVEPGERELMSGLTFRVTDATSVSAAARARGYAVSDDRFVIGGVTFVLTM, from the coding sequence ATGTCTTACCTCCACCTGCGCCAGATCTGTCTCGTCGCACGCAGCCTCGAGCCTGTCGTGTCCGACATCGCCGCGATCATGGGGCTCGAGGTCTGCTATCGCGATCCACATGTCGGCAAATACGGGCTCGAAAACGCGCTGCTGCCGGTCGGGCCGATCCTGCTCGAGGTGATTGCCCCGACCCGCGAGGGCACGGCGGCCGGACGCTTCCTGGACAAGAGCGGTGGAAGCGGCGGCTACATGGCAATCTTTTCCTGCGACGATCCCGATGGCCGCGCGGCCCGAGCCAACGCGCTCGACGTGCGCACCGCAAATGTCATCGATCATCCGCCCTATCATGGTGTGCAACTGCATCCGCGCGACTGCCGCGCGGCGTTCATCGAGCTCAATCACACCGAGGGCAGTGACGATGTATTGGGTCCGTATCCACCCGCCGGCCCGGATTGGCCGCGCGCGATCCGCAGCGACGTGACGGCGGCGCTGACGGAGGTCGTGCTGCAGAGCCCCGATCCGGCCTCGCTCGCCGCGCATTGGGCGCGTATCCTCGACGTGGTGCCGTCCGCCGGCAGCAATGGGGCTCAGCAGTTGAAACTGCCGAACGCCGGCATCCGTGTCGAACCCGGCGAGCGCGAACTGATGAGCGGCCTGACATTCCGCGTCACCGATGCGACCTCCGTCAGCGCCGCTGCGCGTGCACGCGGCTATGCGGTGTCGGACGATCGGTTCGTGATTGGCGGCGTGACGTTTGTGCTGACGATGTGA
- a CDS encoding SDR family NAD(P)-dependent oxidoreductase, whose translation MSTKGLCAIVTGSASGLGAATALLLAKAGMRIVVNYSNSKTEAEHTADLCRKEGADVVVVQGDVSRDEDCRKIVAAAAPWGRLDVVVNNAGTTKHVPHDQLDGLSAEDFQRIFAVNTIGPFQMIRAARPLLEAAAKQTARASAVVNVSSVAGISGGGSSVAYAASKGALNTMTLSLSRALAPSIRVNTVCPGYIDTPWFTKGRGEAGAKQVRDAVVARVPLRAASSAEDIAQLVAFLASPASGHMTGEVVRMDAGMHLLG comes from the coding sequence ATGTCGACGAAGGGTCTTTGCGCGATCGTGACGGGGTCGGCGTCCGGTCTCGGAGCTGCGACCGCGTTGCTGCTGGCCAAGGCCGGCATGCGCATCGTCGTCAACTATTCCAACAGCAAGACGGAGGCCGAGCACACCGCGGATCTCTGCCGCAAGGAAGGCGCCGATGTCGTCGTCGTGCAGGGCGATGTCTCGCGCGACGAGGATTGCCGCAAGATCGTCGCCGCCGCTGCGCCCTGGGGCCGGCTGGACGTGGTGGTCAACAACGCCGGCACCACCAAGCATGTGCCGCATGACCAGCTCGACGGTTTGTCAGCGGAGGACTTCCAGCGCATCTTCGCGGTCAACACCATCGGCCCGTTCCAGATGATCCGCGCCGCACGGCCGCTGCTCGAAGCGGCGGCGAAGCAGACCGCGCGCGCCTCGGCCGTCGTCAACGTGTCGTCGGTGGCGGGGATAAGTGGTGGCGGCTCGTCGGTCGCCTATGCCGCGAGCAAGGGCGCGCTCAACACGATGACCTTGTCGCTATCGCGGGCGCTGGCGCCGTCGATCCGCGTCAACACCGTCTGCCCCGGCTATATCGATACGCCCTGGTTCACCAAGGGCCGCGGCGAGGCCGGCGCCAAGCAGGTGCGCGATGCCGTGGTGGCGCGGGTGCCGCTGCGTGCGGCGTCGTCGGCGGAGGACATCGCGCAACTGGTCGCGTTCCTTGCGAGCCCCGCGTCGGGCCATATGACCGGCGAGGTCGTGCGCATGGATGCCGGCATGCATTTGTTGGGGTGA
- a CDS encoding phytoene desaturase family protein — MKVFLTVKLALLPFVAFWALLAWHQPSWAVWSALGLALAANLWRAYRAELAVLELGGLALFVVLAIANDLAPNSTAANGVWLSFAGLGVISFVSLLVGRPWTADYSRAAYSESASTPQFHLINVLMTGLWGVLFLVLGMCRWAGVASWITTAIVVAGALVSIFGPRFAIRQAIQRMRASREDYHWPAPVFAARAGLDCDVAVIGAGIGGLTAAALLAESGLKVKVFEHHVVPGGFCHSYLRKAHHDNKPVLYRFDAGPHDFSGVWPGGPVDSVLRRLGVADKIQWKRVTHSYRLAGRRIDVPEDWRAYVRLLCDAFPASADGLVRLFDTIHAIFESMYATGRGRSGIPGMPDSLEEMLAFPRRHPLAFRWMNRPFDELVAAHVSDPELIATLNALSGYLGDGSERLSCAQMVPIFGYYFKGGFYPVGGSGHLADMLSAAITARGGEVQLKSKVTRILVEQGRAAGVELGNGRTVRAQAVVCNADLGRTFTELLQPADLPAAFREHARAIEPANSCFSVHVGLDFVPDIAPATHLDTPMGIGLAVMSKLDPSAAPEGHSTMTIITIVPNDDAKDWFPQQGGGDWKEWRRSQDYETRKQQLGDAMIAAAETIIPGLSQHIVYRTDASPVTYARYDLASAGAIYGVARAGRLKGAKAPLRNLVIAGGGNSGAGVEAVVISGAEAAEALRPGLLSRKPVPAEKPQPELAMA; from the coding sequence ATGAAGGTATTCCTCACGGTCAAGCTGGCGCTGTTGCCGTTCGTCGCGTTCTGGGCGCTGCTGGCCTGGCACCAGCCCAGCTGGGCGGTGTGGTCGGCGCTGGGGCTGGCGCTCGCGGCCAATCTCTGGCGCGCCTACCGGGCCGAGCTTGCGGTTCTCGAGCTTGGAGGCCTGGCGCTGTTCGTGGTGCTGGCGATCGCCAACGACCTCGCGCCGAATTCCACGGCCGCGAACGGGGTGTGGCTCTCCTTTGCCGGGCTCGGGGTGATCAGCTTCGTCTCGCTTCTCGTCGGTCGCCCCTGGACCGCGGACTATTCCCGCGCCGCTTATTCCGAGAGCGCATCGACGCCCCAATTCCATTTGATCAACGTGCTGATGACGGGGCTCTGGGGCGTGCTCTTCCTCGTGCTCGGCATGTGCCGCTGGGCCGGCGTGGCGTCCTGGATCACGACGGCCATCGTCGTCGCGGGCGCGCTGGTGTCGATCTTCGGTCCGCGCTTTGCCATCCGCCAGGCGATCCAGCGCATGCGGGCGTCGCGCGAGGACTACCATTGGCCCGCGCCGGTGTTCGCCGCGCGTGCTGGCCTCGACTGCGACGTTGCGGTGATCGGCGCCGGCATCGGCGGCCTCACCGCCGCCGCGCTGCTCGCCGAATCCGGGCTCAAGGTGAAGGTGTTCGAACACCACGTCGTGCCCGGCGGCTTCTGCCACAGCTATCTGCGCAAGGCGCATCACGACAACAAGCCGGTGCTGTACCGCTTCGATGCCGGGCCGCATGATTTCTCCGGCGTCTGGCCCGGCGGTCCGGTCGATAGCGTGCTGCGCCGGCTCGGCGTCGCGGACAAGATCCAATGGAAGCGCGTCACCCATTCCTATCGTCTCGCCGGCCGCCGCATCGACGTGCCGGAGGATTGGCGCGCCTATGTCCGGCTGCTCTGCGACGCCTTCCCCGCCAGCGCCGACGGGCTCGTCCGGCTGTTCGATACGATCCACGCGATCTTCGAGAGCATGTATGCGACCGGCCGCGGCCGCAGCGGCATTCCGGGCATGCCGGACTCGCTGGAGGAGATGCTGGCCTTCCCGCGCCGGCATCCCCTGGCGTTTCGCTGGATGAACCGGCCGTTCGACGAACTGGTCGCCGCGCATGTCAGCGATCCCGAACTGATCGCCACTCTCAACGCGCTGTCGGGCTATCTCGGCGACGGCAGCGAACGGCTGAGCTGCGCCCAGATGGTCCCGATCTTCGGTTATTATTTCAAGGGCGGCTTCTACCCGGTCGGCGGCTCCGGGCACCTCGCCGATATGCTCAGCGCTGCGATCACGGCTCGTGGCGGCGAGGTGCAGCTGAAATCCAAGGTCACGCGCATCCTGGTCGAGCAGGGTCGCGCGGCTGGCGTCGAGCTCGGCAATGGCCGCACGGTCCGCGCGCAGGCGGTGGTGTGCAATGCCGATCTCGGCCGCACCTTCACCGAGCTGCTGCAGCCCGCCGATCTGCCGGCCGCGTTTCGCGAGCACGCCCGCGCGATCGAACCCGCCAATTCCTGTTTCTCCGTCCATGTCGGGCTCGACTTCGTGCCCGACATTGCGCCGGCGACCCATCTCGACACGCCGATGGGCATCGGCCTCGCGGTGATGTCCAAGCTCGATCCGTCGGCGGCGCCCGAGGGGCATTCGACGATGACCATCATCACCATCGTTCCCAATGACGATGCCAAGGACTGGTTTCCGCAGCAGGGCGGCGGTGACTGGAAGGAATGGCGGCGCTCGCAGGACTACGAGACGCGCAAGCAGCAGCTCGGCGACGCCATGATCGCGGCCGCCGAGACCATCATCCCCGGCCTGTCGCAGCACATCGTCTACCGGACCGACGCCAGCCCGGTGACCTATGCGCGCTACGATCTCGCCAGCGCCGGCGCGATCTATGGCGTGGCCCGGGCGGGACGGCTGAAGGGCGCCAAGGCCCCGCTGCGCAATCTGGTCATCGCCGGCGGCGGCAATTCCGGCGCGGGCGTCGAGGCGGTGGTCATCTCCGGTGCGGAGGCCGCGGAGGCGCTGCGGCCCGGCCTGTTGTCACGCAAGCCCGTGCCGGCCGAGAAGCCGCAGCCGGAGCTCGCGATGGCTTGA
- a CDS encoding enoyl-CoA hydratase/isomerase family protein — translation MTHFPDIGVEIHGHVGLIEIRRPPLNFFDIALINQIADALEGFDRDIEIRASVLAAQGKAFCAGANFGDPARQAQEAAATKGDPADSLGPINHLYMQAVRIFRCRKPVVAAVHGAAIGGGLGLAVSADFRVTCPEARFSANFTKLGFHPGFGLTVTLPELIGKNNAELMFYTSRRVTGEEALRIGLANECVPQDQVRTAAMKLASEIAECAPLGLLSTRATMRAGLADRVMTATEHELAEQTRLRATEDFKEGVKATEERRFANFKGR, via the coding sequence ATGACTCACTTCCCTGACATCGGCGTCGAGATCCACGGCCATGTCGGCCTGATCGAGATCCGGCGCCCGCCGCTCAACTTCTTCGACATTGCGCTGATCAACCAGATCGCCGATGCGCTCGAAGGTTTCGATCGCGACATCGAGATCCGCGCGTCGGTGCTGGCGGCGCAGGGCAAGGCGTTCTGCGCCGGCGCCAATTTCGGCGATCCGGCGCGGCAGGCGCAGGAAGCCGCAGCAACGAAAGGTGATCCCGCCGACAGCCTCGGCCCGATCAACCATCTCTACATGCAGGCGGTGCGCATCTTCCGCTGCAGGAAGCCGGTCGTCGCCGCCGTTCATGGTGCCGCCATCGGCGGCGGTCTGGGCTTGGCCGTGTCCGCCGACTTCCGCGTCACCTGCCCTGAGGCGCGCTTCTCCGCCAATTTCACCAAGCTCGGCTTCCATCCCGGCTTCGGCCTGACGGTGACGCTGCCGGAGCTGATCGGCAAGAACAACGCCGAGCTGATGTTCTACACCAGCCGCCGCGTCACCGGCGAGGAGGCGCTCAGAATCGGCCTCGCCAATGAATGCGTACCGCAGGACCAGGTGCGCACGGCCGCGATGAAGCTCGCCTCGGAGATCGCCGAGTGCGCGCCGCTCGGCCTGCTGTCGACCCGCGCCACGATGCGCGCCGGCCTTGCCGATCGCGTGATGACCGCGACCGAGCACGAGCTCGCCGAGCAGACGAGACTGCGTGCGACCGAGGATTTCAAGGAAGGCGTCAAGGCCACCGAGGAGCGCCGCTTCGCGAACTTCAAGGGGCGGTGA
- a CDS encoding GlsB/YeaQ/YmgE family stress response membrane protein: MLHILIVGLIAGFLARLISPGPNNPSGFILTIVLGVVGAFLATAIGQAIGHYSPDEGAGYITATVGAIVVLFIWNRLVASGTIRDFNR, encoded by the coding sequence ATGTTGCACATTCTGATCGTCGGGCTGATCGCCGGCTTCCTGGCGCGGCTGATCTCGCCGGGGCCGAACAATCCCTCCGGCTTCATCCTGACCATCGTGCTCGGCGTGGTCGGCGCGTTCCTGGCCACCGCAATCGGGCAGGCCATCGGCCACTACAGCCCGGACGAGGGCGCCGGCTACATCACCGCGACGGTCGGCGCCATCGTCGTGCTGTTCATCTGGAACAGGCTGGTCGCCAGCGGCACGATCCGCGATTTCAACCGATAG
- a CDS encoding ABC transporter substrate-binding protein, protein MLASALTLSAGVADAQSKPPLKIGGILDMSSLYADITGPGSETAAKMAVEDFGGEVLGRKIEVLAADHLNKADLAANIARDMLDNQGVEMIWDVAASATALAAGEIAKARNKIIIFNGPGSVRLSNEACGPYTVHYVFDTFAQANVTGLAAVKSGLDSWFFLTADYAFGQDLEKDTSAVVVKSGGKVLGSVRHPLNTSDFSSFLLQAQASKAKVIGLANAGGDTINAIKQAAEFGLTKGGQKLSPLLAFVSDIDSVGLETAQGLLVAEAFYWDLNDDTRAFTKRFMARTKRVPTSAQAGVYSSVTHYLKAVKAAGTTDPDAVMKLMRATDIDDMFAKGGRIREDGRMVHDMYLFEVKKPSESKGKSDDYKLLATVPGNEAFQPLEASRCPLVKK, encoded by the coding sequence ATGCTGGCGTCGGCGCTGACGCTGTCTGCAGGCGTGGCGGATGCGCAGAGCAAGCCGCCGCTGAAGATCGGTGGCATCCTCGACATGTCGAGCCTCTACGCCGACATCACCGGTCCCGGCAGCGAGACCGCGGCGAAGATGGCGGTGGAGGATTTCGGCGGCGAGGTGCTCGGGCGCAAGATCGAGGTGCTCGCGGCCGACCATCTCAACAAGGCCGATCTCGCCGCCAACATCGCCCGCGACATGCTCGACAACCAGGGTGTCGAGATGATCTGGGACGTTGCCGCGTCCGCCACGGCGCTGGCCGCCGGCGAGATCGCCAAGGCGCGCAACAAGATCATCATCTTCAACGGCCCCGGCTCGGTGCGTCTCTCCAACGAGGCCTGCGGCCCTTACACCGTGCACTACGTGTTCGACACGTTCGCGCAGGCCAACGTCACCGGCCTCGCGGCTGTGAAGTCCGGTCTCGACAGCTGGTTCTTTCTCACCGCCGACTACGCGTTCGGCCAGGATCTCGAGAAGGATACCAGCGCGGTCGTGGTGAAGTCGGGCGGCAAGGTGCTCGGCAGCGTGCGTCATCCGCTCAACACGTCGGATTTCTCGTCTTTCCTGCTGCAGGCGCAGGCCTCGAAGGCCAAGGTGATCGGTCTCGCCAATGCCGGCGGCGACACCATCAACGCGATCAAACAGGCCGCCGAGTTCGGCCTCACCAAAGGCGGGCAGAAGCTGTCGCCGCTGCTCGCCTTCGTCTCCGACATCGACAGCGTCGGACTGGAAACCGCGCAGGGGCTGCTCGTCGCCGAAGCGTTCTACTGGGATCTCAACGACGACACCCGCGCCTTCACCAAGCGCTTCATGGCACGCACCAAGCGCGTGCCGACCTCGGCCCAGGCCGGCGTCTACTCCTCGGTCACGCACTACCTGAAAGCCGTGAAGGCCGCCGGCACCACCGATCCGGACGCCGTCATGAAGCTGATGCGGGCGACTGACATCGACGACATGTTCGCGAAGGGCGGCCGCATCCGCGAGGATGGCCGCATGGTGCACGACATGTATTTGTTCGAGGTCAAGAAGCCCTCGGAGTCGAAGGGCAAGTCGGACGACTACAAGCTGCTCGCGACCGTACCCGGCAACGAGGCGTTCCAGCCGCTGGAGGCGTCGCGTTGTCCGCTGGTGAAGAAATAG
- a CDS encoding enoyl-CoA hydratase yields the protein MTTNTTVLQHLDAGLLTITMNRPERRNALNSDMTKGLVEAAHRAANDPEVRAVLLKGAGGTFCVGGDVKAMAEARTAPSFETKVSTLRERMEVSRLLHQMQKPVVAQIDGAAAGAGLSIALACDLRVAGASAKITTAFAKVGLSGDFGGTYFLTQLLGSAKARELYLTSPVLTAQEALALGMLTKVVADAEVEAAARELALSLAQGPSVTLGYIKRNINNAESMTLEACFDAEAMHHSRCSDTEDHKEAAKAFIEKRAPVFQGR from the coding sequence ATGACCACCAACACCACTGTGCTACAGCACCTCGACGCCGGCCTGCTCACGATCACGATGAACCGTCCGGAGCGGCGCAACGCGCTCAACAGCGACATGACCAAGGGGCTGGTCGAGGCGGCGCATCGCGCGGCCAATGACCCCGAGGTGCGTGCCGTCTTGCTGAAAGGCGCCGGCGGCACGTTCTGTGTCGGCGGCGACGTCAAGGCGATGGCCGAAGCCAGGACCGCGCCGTCATTCGAGACCAAGGTCTCGACCCTGCGCGAACGCATGGAAGTGTCGCGGCTGCTGCACCAGATGCAGAAGCCGGTGGTAGCGCAGATTGACGGCGCGGCGGCCGGCGCAGGCCTGTCGATCGCGCTCGCCTGTGACCTGCGCGTGGCCGGCGCATCGGCCAAGATCACGACGGCGTTCGCCAAGGTGGGTCTGTCGGGTGATTTCGGCGGCACTTATTTCCTGACCCAGCTGCTCGGCAGCGCCAAGGCGCGGGAGCTCTATCTGACCTCGCCGGTCCTGACGGCGCAGGAGGCGCTGGCCCTGGGCATGCTGACGAAGGTGGTCGCCGATGCGGAGGTCGAGGCCGCCGCCCGCGAGCTGGCGCTGTCGCTGGCGCAGGGGCCGAGCGTGACGCTCGGCTACATCAAGCGCAACATCAACAACGCCGAGAGCATGACGCTGGAAGCCTGCTTCGACGCCGAGGCGATGCATCATTCCCGCTGCAGCGACACCGAGGATCACAAGGAGGCGGCGAAAGCCTTCATCGAGAAGCGCGCGCCGGTGTTTCAGGGACGGTAG
- a CDS encoding acyl-CoA dehydrogenase family protein, producing the protein MTALRFDPIRLPSECEELRKEVRAFLADEVAAGTFNPFQPLREDADAREFSRRVGARGWIGMTWPKKYGGHERSFLERYVVTEEMRVANAPVRRFFVADRQSGPILLRYAPEHIKTDILPRICRGELCFAIGMSEPNSGSDLFAAKTRATKTDGGWLINGSKIWTTSAHMADYMIAIFRTSPSTKENRRHGLTQFLVNMKTPGIKVNPIGQITGQKEFNEVVFTDAFVPDDHQLGEIDGAWKQATSELAYERSGPERFLETYYVLTELVRAVGPDPDTRSAEGIGRLVAQLHTMRRMSVSVAGMLQAGKEPVVEASIVKDIGTVWEQQLPHRVRDLAAFVEEDAGNRETLENQLTFAIRTAPKLTIQGGTTEVLRGIIARGLGLR; encoded by the coding sequence ATGACCGCGCTCCGTTTCGATCCGATCCGCCTGCCAAGCGAATGCGAGGAGCTGCGCAAGGAGGTGCGCGCGTTTCTCGCGGATGAGGTCGCCGCCGGCACCTTCAACCCGTTCCAGCCGCTGCGCGAGGACGCCGACGCACGCGAGTTCTCGAGACGGGTCGGCGCGCGCGGCTGGATCGGCATGACCTGGCCCAAGAAATACGGCGGCCACGAGCGCTCGTTCCTGGAGCGCTATGTCGTCACCGAGGAGATGCGCGTCGCCAATGCGCCAGTCAGGCGCTTCTTCGTCGCCGACCGCCAGAGCGGACCGATCCTGCTGCGCTACGCGCCGGAGCATATCAAGACGGACATCCTGCCGCGCATCTGCCGCGGCGAATTGTGCTTCGCCATCGGCATGAGCGAGCCGAATTCCGGCTCCGACCTGTTCGCGGCCAAGACGCGCGCGACCAAGACGGACGGCGGCTGGCTGATCAACGGCTCCAAGATCTGGACCACGTCGGCGCACATGGCCGACTACATGATCGCGATCTTCCGGACGTCGCCGTCGACCAAGGAGAACCGCCGTCACGGCCTGACGCAGTTCCTGGTGAACATGAAGACGCCGGGCATCAAGGTGAATCCGATCGGGCAGATCACCGGGCAGAAGGAATTCAACGAGGTCGTCTTCACCGACGCCTTCGTGCCGGACGATCATCAGCTCGGCGAGATCGACGGCGCCTGGAAGCAGGCAACGTCCGAGCTCGCCTATGAGCGCTCGGGGCCGGAGCGCTTCCTGGAAACCTACTACGTGCTGACCGAGCTGGTGCGCGCCGTCGGCCCCGATCCCGACACCCGCAGCGCCGAGGGCATCGGCCGGCTGGTCGCACAGCTGCATACGATGCGGCGGATGTCGGTGTCGGTCGCCGGCATGCTGCAGGCCGGCAAGGAGCCGGTGGTCGAGGCCTCGATCGTCAAGGACATCGGCACGGTGTGGGAGCAGCAATTGCCCCACCGCGTGCGCGACCTCGCCGCCTTCGTCGAAGAGGACGCCGGCAATCGCGAGACTTTGGAGAACCAATTGACGTTCGCGATCCGCACCGCGCCCAAGCTGACCATCCAGGGCGGCACCACGGAAGTGCTGCGCGGCATCATCGCGCGCGGGCTGGGGTTGCGGTGA